One Kryptolebias marmoratus isolate JLee-2015 linkage group LG21, ASM164957v2, whole genome shotgun sequence DNA segment encodes these proteins:
- the tmem14ca gene encoding transmembrane protein 14C isoform X2, giving the protein MSVDWVGFGYATLVASGGVVGYVKAGSVPSLVAGLAFGGLAGFGAYQVSNDPKNVWVSLVTSGALTGLMGKRYFTSRKFMPAGLIAGASFLMMGKLCTTLFHNPEESP; this is encoded by the exons ATGTCCGTGGACTGGGTGGGATTCGGGTATGCCACCCTGGTCGCATCCGGAGGGGTCGTTGGTTACGTGAAAGCAG GCAGCGTCCCCTCTCTGGTTGCTGGTCTGGCCTTCGGGGGGCTCGCTGGTTTTGGCGCCTACCAGGTTTCCAATGACCCTAAAAATGTTTGGGTGTCACTAG TGACATCAGGAGCGCTGACTGGACTCATGGGAAAGAGGTATTTTACATCCAGGAAGTTCATGCCAGCTGGTTTGATTGCCGGAGCAAG ttttttgaTGATGGGGAAACTTTGTACGACCTTGTTCCACAACCCTGAAGAGTCCCCGTGA
- the tmem14ca gene encoding transmembrane protein 14C isoform X1, translating into MFPYILLAPLVLYNNSSIQESGGLLNGLAFVSNMSVDWVGFGYATLVASGGVVGYVKAGSVPSLVAGLAFGGLAGFGAYQVSNDPKNVWVSLVTSGALTGLMGKRYFTSRKFMPAGLIAGASFLMMGKLCTTLFHNPEESP; encoded by the exons ATGTTTCCATATATTTTGTTGGCTCCGTTAGTTCTTTATAACAATTCCTCCATACAGGAGTCGGGAGGACTTTTAAATGGCTTAGCTTTT GTGTCCAACATGTCCGTGGACTGGGTGGGATTCGGGTATGCCACCCTGGTCGCATCCGGAGGGGTCGTTGGTTACGTGAAAGCAG GCAGCGTCCCCTCTCTGGTTGCTGGTCTGGCCTTCGGGGGGCTCGCTGGTTTTGGCGCCTACCAGGTTTCCAATGACCCTAAAAATGTTTGGGTGTCACTAG TGACATCAGGAGCGCTGACTGGACTCATGGGAAAGAGGTATTTTACATCCAGGAAGTTCATGCCAGCTGGTTTGATTGCCGGAGCAAG ttttttgaTGATGGGGAAACTTTGTACGACCTTGTTCCACAACCCTGAAGAGTCCCCGTGA
- the tfap2a gene encoding transcription factor AP-2-alpha isoform X3 gives MSIMGKMGEWQDRHDGTSNGTARLPQLGGVGQSPYTSAPPLSHTPNSDFQPPYFPPPYQPIYPQSQDPYSHVNDPYSLNSLHAQPQSQHPGWPGQRQGQEGGLLHQHRSLPHQLCREYRREVLLPSGHGIDTGLSDSIPIHGIPHSLEDVQPVEDQGIHIPDQTVIKKGPVSLSKNNSVSAIPVNKDGLFGGVVNPNEVFCSVPGRLSLLSSTSKYKVTVAEVQRRLSPPECLNASLLGGVLRRAKSKNGGRSLREKLDKIGLNLPAGRRKAANVTLLTSLVEGEAVHLARDFGYVCETEFPAKAVAEYVNRQHSDPNEQVQRKNMLLATKQVCKEFTDLLSQDRSPLGNSRPQPILEPGIQSCLTHFSLISHGFGTPALCAAVTALQNYLTEAIKAMDKMYLNNNPNSHSDSGSKGGDKDEKHRK, from the exons ATGTCAATTATGGGCAAAATGGGGGAATGGCAG GACCGTCACGACGGTACCAGCAACGGGACAGCCAGGCTACCTCAGCTGGGCGGCGTGGGCCAGAGCCCCTACACGAGCGCGCCGCCGCTCTCCCACACGCCCAACTCGGACTTCCAGCCGCCGTACTTCCCCCCGCCCTACCAGCCCATCTACCCGCAGTCTCAGGACCCATACTCGCACGTCAACGACCCGTACTCCCTGAACTCCCTGCACGCCCAGCCGCAGTCGCAGCACCCGGGCTGGCCGGGCCAGAGGCAGGGCCAGGAGGGCGGCCTGCTGCACCAGCACCGCTCGCTGCCCCACCAGCTGTGCCGGGAGTACCGCAGGGAGGTGTTGCTGCCGTCCGGACACGGCATCGACACGGGACTGTCGGACTCTATCCCCATCCATGGAATACCTCACTCTTTAGAAGACGTTCAG CCTGTTGAGGATCAAGGAATCCACATTCCCGACCAGACTGTAATTAAAAAAG GTCCGGTGTCTTTATCTAAGAACAACAGCGTCTCCGCCATCCCCGTCAACAAGGACGGTCTCTTCGGCGGGGTGGTCAACCCGAACGAGGTGTTCTGCTCGGTTCCGGGTCGGCTGTCGCTCCTCAGCTCCACGTCCAAGTACAAGGTGACGGTGGCGGAGGTGCAGAGACGCCTGTCGCCGCCCGAGTGCCTGAACGCGTCTCTGCTGGGCGGGGTGCTCAGGAG GGCCAAGTCTAAGAACGGAGGCCGATCCTTAAGGGAGAAGTTGGATAAAATCGGTTTGAATCTACCTGCAGGCAGACGCAAGGCAGCCAACGTCACCTTGCTGACGTCACTAGTCGAAG GCGAAGCCGTGCATCTTGCCAGGGATTTTGGTTATGTATGCGAGACCGAGTTTCCAGCCAAGGCAGTAGCTGAATATGTAAACCGTCAGCATTCCGACCCAAACGAAcaagtccaaagaaaaaacatgctATTGGCCACAAA gcaaGTGTGCAAAGAGTTCACGGACCTGCTGTCCCAGGACCGCTCGCCCCTGGGGAACTCGCGGCCGCAGCCCATCCTGGAACCGGGAATCCAAAGCTGTTTGACCCACTTCAGCCTCATCTCCCACGGCTTCGGGACCCCGGCGCTGTGCGCGGCAGTCACGGCCCTCCAGAACTATCTGACCGAGGCGATCAAAGCCATGGACAAAATGTACCTCAACAACAACCCCAACAGTCACTCAGACAGCGGCAGTAAAGGCGGAGACAAAGACGAGAAGCACAGAAAGTGA
- the tfap2a gene encoding transcription factor AP-2-alpha isoform X2 encodes MKMLWKLTDNIKYEDCEDRHDGTSNGTARLPQLGGVGQSPYTSAPPLSHTPNSDFQPPYFPPPYQPIYPQSQDPYSHVNDPYSLNSLHAQPQSQHPGWPGQRQGQEGGLLHQHRSLPHQLCREYRREVLLPSGHGIDTGLSDSIPIHGIPHSLEDVQPVEDQGIHIPDQTVIKKGPVSLSKNNSVSAIPVNKDGLFGGVVNPNEVFCSVPGRLSLLSSTSKYKVTVAEVQRRLSPPECLNASLLGGVLRRAKSKNGGRSLREKLDKIGLNLPAGRRKAANVTLLTSLVEGEAVHLARDFGYVCETEFPAKAVAEYVNRQHSDPNEQVQRKNMLLATKQVCKEFTDLLSQDRSPLGNSRPQPILEPGIQSCLTHFSLISHGFGTPALCAAVTALQNYLTEAIKAMDKMYLNNNPNSHSDSGSKGGDKDEKHRK; translated from the exons ATGAAAATGCTTTGGAAATTAACTGATAACATTAAATATGAAGACTGCGAG GACCGTCACGACGGTACCAGCAACGGGACAGCCAGGCTACCTCAGCTGGGCGGCGTGGGCCAGAGCCCCTACACGAGCGCGCCGCCGCTCTCCCACACGCCCAACTCGGACTTCCAGCCGCCGTACTTCCCCCCGCCCTACCAGCCCATCTACCCGCAGTCTCAGGACCCATACTCGCACGTCAACGACCCGTACTCCCTGAACTCCCTGCACGCCCAGCCGCAGTCGCAGCACCCGGGCTGGCCGGGCCAGAGGCAGGGCCAGGAGGGCGGCCTGCTGCACCAGCACCGCTCGCTGCCCCACCAGCTGTGCCGGGAGTACCGCAGGGAGGTGTTGCTGCCGTCCGGACACGGCATCGACACGGGACTGTCGGACTCTATCCCCATCCATGGAATACCTCACTCTTTAGAAGACGTTCAG CCTGTTGAGGATCAAGGAATCCACATTCCCGACCAGACTGTAATTAAAAAAG GTCCGGTGTCTTTATCTAAGAACAACAGCGTCTCCGCCATCCCCGTCAACAAGGACGGTCTCTTCGGCGGGGTGGTCAACCCGAACGAGGTGTTCTGCTCGGTTCCGGGTCGGCTGTCGCTCCTCAGCTCCACGTCCAAGTACAAGGTGACGGTGGCGGAGGTGCAGAGACGCCTGTCGCCGCCCGAGTGCCTGAACGCGTCTCTGCTGGGCGGGGTGCTCAGGAG GGCCAAGTCTAAGAACGGAGGCCGATCCTTAAGGGAGAAGTTGGATAAAATCGGTTTGAATCTACCTGCAGGCAGACGCAAGGCAGCCAACGTCACCTTGCTGACGTCACTAGTCGAAG GCGAAGCCGTGCATCTTGCCAGGGATTTTGGTTATGTATGCGAGACCGAGTTTCCAGCCAAGGCAGTAGCTGAATATGTAAACCGTCAGCATTCCGACCCAAACGAAcaagtccaaagaaaaaacatgctATTGGCCACAAA gcaaGTGTGCAAAGAGTTCACGGACCTGCTGTCCCAGGACCGCTCGCCCCTGGGGAACTCGCGGCCGCAGCCCATCCTGGAACCGGGAATCCAAAGCTGTTTGACCCACTTCAGCCTCATCTCCCACGGCTTCGGGACCCCGGCGCTGTGCGCGGCAGTCACGGCCCTCCAGAACTATCTGACCGAGGCGATCAAAGCCATGGACAAAATGTACCTCAACAACAACCCCAACAGTCACTCAGACAGCGGCAGTAAAGGCGGAGACAAAGACGAGAAGCACAGAAAGTGA
- the tfap2a gene encoding transcription factor AP-2-alpha isoform X1 encodes MRESRAMEEDSASEVENKGTAGGNAPVGASPAGFSPTSEDRHDGTSNGTARLPQLGGVGQSPYTSAPPLSHTPNSDFQPPYFPPPYQPIYPQSQDPYSHVNDPYSLNSLHAQPQSQHPGWPGQRQGQEGGLLHQHRSLPHQLCREYRREVLLPSGHGIDTGLSDSIPIHGIPHSLEDVQPVEDQGIHIPDQTVIKKGPVSLSKNNSVSAIPVNKDGLFGGVVNPNEVFCSVPGRLSLLSSTSKYKVTVAEVQRRLSPPECLNASLLGGVLRRAKSKNGGRSLREKLDKIGLNLPAGRRKAANVTLLTSLVEGEAVHLARDFGYVCETEFPAKAVAEYVNRQHSDPNEQVQRKNMLLATKQVCKEFTDLLSQDRSPLGNSRPQPILEPGIQSCLTHFSLISHGFGTPALCAAVTALQNYLTEAIKAMDKMYLNNNPNSHSDSGSKGGDKDEKHRK; translated from the exons ATGAGAGAAAGTAGAGCCATGGAGGAGGACAGCGCGTCGGAGGTGGAAAACAAAGGGAcggccggtggaaacgcgccGGTAGGAGCGTCGCCTGCTGGATTTTCACCCACTTCAGAG GACCGTCACGACGGTACCAGCAACGGGACAGCCAGGCTACCTCAGCTGGGCGGCGTGGGCCAGAGCCCCTACACGAGCGCGCCGCCGCTCTCCCACACGCCCAACTCGGACTTCCAGCCGCCGTACTTCCCCCCGCCCTACCAGCCCATCTACCCGCAGTCTCAGGACCCATACTCGCACGTCAACGACCCGTACTCCCTGAACTCCCTGCACGCCCAGCCGCAGTCGCAGCACCCGGGCTGGCCGGGCCAGAGGCAGGGCCAGGAGGGCGGCCTGCTGCACCAGCACCGCTCGCTGCCCCACCAGCTGTGCCGGGAGTACCGCAGGGAGGTGTTGCTGCCGTCCGGACACGGCATCGACACGGGACTGTCGGACTCTATCCCCATCCATGGAATACCTCACTCTTTAGAAGACGTTCAG CCTGTTGAGGATCAAGGAATCCACATTCCCGACCAGACTGTAATTAAAAAAG GTCCGGTGTCTTTATCTAAGAACAACAGCGTCTCCGCCATCCCCGTCAACAAGGACGGTCTCTTCGGCGGGGTGGTCAACCCGAACGAGGTGTTCTGCTCGGTTCCGGGTCGGCTGTCGCTCCTCAGCTCCACGTCCAAGTACAAGGTGACGGTGGCGGAGGTGCAGAGACGCCTGTCGCCGCCCGAGTGCCTGAACGCGTCTCTGCTGGGCGGGGTGCTCAGGAG GGCCAAGTCTAAGAACGGAGGCCGATCCTTAAGGGAGAAGTTGGATAAAATCGGTTTGAATCTACCTGCAGGCAGACGCAAGGCAGCCAACGTCACCTTGCTGACGTCACTAGTCGAAG GCGAAGCCGTGCATCTTGCCAGGGATTTTGGTTATGTATGCGAGACCGAGTTTCCAGCCAAGGCAGTAGCTGAATATGTAAACCGTCAGCATTCCGACCCAAACGAAcaagtccaaagaaaaaacatgctATTGGCCACAAA gcaaGTGTGCAAAGAGTTCACGGACCTGCTGTCCCAGGACCGCTCGCCCCTGGGGAACTCGCGGCCGCAGCCCATCCTGGAACCGGGAATCCAAAGCTGTTTGACCCACTTCAGCCTCATCTCCCACGGCTTCGGGACCCCGGCGCTGTGCGCGGCAGTCACGGCCCTCCAGAACTATCTGACCGAGGCGATCAAAGCCATGGACAAAATGTACCTCAACAACAACCCCAACAGTCACTCAGACAGCGGCAGTAAAGGCGGAGACAAAGACGAGAAGCACAGAAAGTGA
- the tfap2a gene encoding transcription factor AP-2-alpha isoform X4, translating into MLVHSFSAMDRHDGTSNGTARLPQLGGVGQSPYTSAPPLSHTPNSDFQPPYFPPPYQPIYPQSQDPYSHVNDPYSLNSLHAQPQSQHPGWPGQRQGQEGGLLHQHRSLPHQLCREYRREVLLPSGHGIDTGLSDSIPIHGIPHSLEDVQPVEDQGIHIPDQTVIKKGPVSLSKNNSVSAIPVNKDGLFGGVVNPNEVFCSVPGRLSLLSSTSKYKVTVAEVQRRLSPPECLNASLLGGVLRRAKSKNGGRSLREKLDKIGLNLPAGRRKAANVTLLTSLVEGEAVHLARDFGYVCETEFPAKAVAEYVNRQHSDPNEQVQRKNMLLATKQVCKEFTDLLSQDRSPLGNSRPQPILEPGIQSCLTHFSLISHGFGTPALCAAVTALQNYLTEAIKAMDKMYLNNNPNSHSDSGSKGGDKDEKHRK; encoded by the exons ATGTTAGTGCACAGTTTTTCCGCGATG GACCGTCACGACGGTACCAGCAACGGGACAGCCAGGCTACCTCAGCTGGGCGGCGTGGGCCAGAGCCCCTACACGAGCGCGCCGCCGCTCTCCCACACGCCCAACTCGGACTTCCAGCCGCCGTACTTCCCCCCGCCCTACCAGCCCATCTACCCGCAGTCTCAGGACCCATACTCGCACGTCAACGACCCGTACTCCCTGAACTCCCTGCACGCCCAGCCGCAGTCGCAGCACCCGGGCTGGCCGGGCCAGAGGCAGGGCCAGGAGGGCGGCCTGCTGCACCAGCACCGCTCGCTGCCCCACCAGCTGTGCCGGGAGTACCGCAGGGAGGTGTTGCTGCCGTCCGGACACGGCATCGACACGGGACTGTCGGACTCTATCCCCATCCATGGAATACCTCACTCTTTAGAAGACGTTCAG CCTGTTGAGGATCAAGGAATCCACATTCCCGACCAGACTGTAATTAAAAAAG GTCCGGTGTCTTTATCTAAGAACAACAGCGTCTCCGCCATCCCCGTCAACAAGGACGGTCTCTTCGGCGGGGTGGTCAACCCGAACGAGGTGTTCTGCTCGGTTCCGGGTCGGCTGTCGCTCCTCAGCTCCACGTCCAAGTACAAGGTGACGGTGGCGGAGGTGCAGAGACGCCTGTCGCCGCCCGAGTGCCTGAACGCGTCTCTGCTGGGCGGGGTGCTCAGGAG GGCCAAGTCTAAGAACGGAGGCCGATCCTTAAGGGAGAAGTTGGATAAAATCGGTTTGAATCTACCTGCAGGCAGACGCAAGGCAGCCAACGTCACCTTGCTGACGTCACTAGTCGAAG GCGAAGCCGTGCATCTTGCCAGGGATTTTGGTTATGTATGCGAGACCGAGTTTCCAGCCAAGGCAGTAGCTGAATATGTAAACCGTCAGCATTCCGACCCAAACGAAcaagtccaaagaaaaaacatgctATTGGCCACAAA gcaaGTGTGCAAAGAGTTCACGGACCTGCTGTCCCAGGACCGCTCGCCCCTGGGGAACTCGCGGCCGCAGCCCATCCTGGAACCGGGAATCCAAAGCTGTTTGACCCACTTCAGCCTCATCTCCCACGGCTTCGGGACCCCGGCGCTGTGCGCGGCAGTCACGGCCCTCCAGAACTATCTGACCGAGGCGATCAAAGCCATGGACAAAATGTACCTCAACAACAACCCCAACAGTCACTCAGACAGCGGCAGTAAAGGCGGAGACAAAGACGAGAAGCACAGAAAGTGA